Proteins from one Planctomyces sp. SH-PL62 genomic window:
- a CDS encoding glycosyl hydrolase family 38: MSTPDAAPNEPAPESPSGVFEPYTEPPAPEPVPEAPPAPPRTGWTLTALIPDAGKEPSAGLTDAEAQAAWCAVTALWHPSLLAKAAATPRIESITAPTPPGPDEVRLAVDGLLDRLPSGYRTQAEESGAILLESSPDRDRTIRELQERLGLGEPSGDAALEASARDFLALGLVRWMVRDLAAAMGRPDAINEDALAREALAAADAWAAGDADAVPGRLKAAFEILTQAREHVYSVDAYLVDLCLLDPALPAGAIATALETNVPITFLAQAQAIEVQAKLDPDVIPVLGQAITDGWVDVAGGTYAEAEDPILPIESTLWQYRRGAEVYREHLDDRNVETYARRRFGLWPQVAQLGRRHGYRFAVHFALDGGRFPVRREPKRLWESPEGSTLEALFRLPIAADRPSQGLMFPWKLAATMRTDMVATLPLVHWPSPVASWYVDLRRAATISPVFGRWATLNDYFQLTDRPYETFRPEPDAYASPFLAQAAASRDPEPIARFARHHRLRARLEAVHWLRTLARAVDASHPDAAAIDPEAVRTEREAIEEAEAAIETRRHDEAATALDALEAQWTAALARSIGFGAEPKADARPGYLVFNPLDVPRKVAVVLPGASPDLRPEGPLIAAQLIDEGVAAVVDLPAFGFAWVPRDTDPERPAAEQGKVSASGNVLKNETIEVEFDQESGGLRGVLAIGESTARLAQQVVVTGLDGADGKPAASRMKRESFEVEYAGPAVVQAVATSQLVDPTSGKALARVIQRCRLWVGRPVVELDVSVRELDPIWAERAAETDPWSRHLACRWAWPDATSMVRRLAFLAPETTDSERPETPDAIDVSTRRQRTAMVFGGLPYHQRAGGRMLDTLLVAGSETGRDFQLAVVLDSEHPHRAAQEFVTPAIVIETDAGPPPLGDRGWLLRTDSQAVAVTHVGFLHETYDERGWGIDVHLVETAGYHARCRLRFFRNPTWARQYDLQGDAQGDLSVDGDGVWLDLMAGELYRVVVAFG, translated from the coding sequence ATGAGCACGCCCGACGCCGCGCCGAACGAGCCCGCCCCCGAGTCGCCCTCCGGCGTCTTCGAGCCCTACACCGAGCCCCCCGCCCCCGAGCCGGTACCGGAAGCTCCCCCCGCCCCCCCCCGGACCGGATGGACGCTGACGGCCCTGATCCCCGACGCCGGCAAGGAGCCCTCGGCGGGCCTCACCGACGCCGAGGCCCAGGCCGCCTGGTGCGCCGTGACGGCCCTGTGGCACCCGTCGCTGCTGGCGAAGGCCGCGGCCACGCCCCGCATCGAGTCGATCACCGCCCCCACGCCGCCGGGCCCGGACGAGGTCCGCCTCGCGGTCGACGGCCTGCTCGACCGGCTCCCCTCGGGCTACCGGACCCAGGCCGAGGAATCCGGCGCGATCCTCCTCGAATCGAGCCCCGACCGCGACCGGACGATCCGGGAGCTTCAGGAACGGCTCGGCCTCGGCGAGCCGAGCGGAGACGCCGCGCTCGAGGCCTCGGCCCGCGACTTCCTGGCGCTGGGCCTGGTCCGCTGGATGGTCCGCGACCTCGCCGCCGCGATGGGACGGCCGGACGCGATCAACGAGGACGCCCTGGCCCGCGAGGCCCTCGCCGCCGCCGACGCCTGGGCGGCCGGCGACGCCGACGCGGTCCCCGGCCGGCTCAAGGCCGCCTTCGAGATCCTGACCCAGGCTCGCGAGCACGTCTATTCGGTCGACGCCTACCTCGTCGACCTCTGCCTGCTCGACCCCGCCCTCCCCGCCGGCGCGATCGCCACGGCACTGGAGACGAACGTCCCGATCACGTTCCTGGCCCAGGCCCAGGCGATCGAGGTCCAGGCGAAGCTCGACCCCGACGTCATCCCGGTCCTCGGCCAGGCGATCACCGACGGCTGGGTGGACGTCGCCGGCGGGACGTACGCGGAGGCCGAGGACCCGATCCTGCCGATCGAGTCGACGCTCTGGCAGTACCGCCGCGGCGCCGAGGTCTACCGCGAACACCTGGACGACCGGAACGTGGAGACCTACGCCCGCCGCCGGTTCGGGCTCTGGCCCCAGGTGGCGCAGCTCGGCCGCCGCCACGGCTACCGCTTCGCCGTCCACTTCGCGCTCGACGGCGGCCGGTTCCCGGTCCGCCGGGAACCGAAGCGGCTGTGGGAGAGCCCCGAAGGGTCCACCCTGGAGGCCCTCTTCCGGCTGCCGATCGCGGCCGACCGGCCGTCGCAGGGGCTGATGTTCCCGTGGAAGCTGGCCGCGACGATGCGCACCGACATGGTCGCGACGCTGCCGCTGGTCCACTGGCCGTCGCCGGTGGCCTCCTGGTACGTCGACCTCCGCCGCGCGGCGACGATCTCGCCGGTCTTCGGCCGCTGGGCCACGCTCAACGACTACTTCCAGCTCACCGACCGCCCCTACGAGACGTTCCGACCCGAGCCCGACGCCTACGCCTCGCCGTTCCTGGCGCAGGCCGCCGCGAGCCGCGATCCCGAGCCGATCGCGCGGTTCGCCCGCCACCACCGGCTCCGCGCCCGGCTGGAGGCCGTCCACTGGCTGCGGACCCTGGCGCGGGCCGTCGACGCCTCGCATCCCGACGCCGCCGCCATCGACCCGGAGGCGGTCCGGACCGAGCGGGAGGCGATCGAGGAAGCCGAGGCCGCGATCGAGACCCGCCGCCACGACGAGGCCGCGACGGCCCTCGACGCGCTCGAAGCGCAGTGGACGGCCGCGCTGGCCCGGAGCATCGGCTTCGGCGCCGAGCCGAAGGCCGACGCCCGTCCCGGCTACCTCGTCTTCAACCCGCTGGACGTGCCGAGGAAGGTCGCCGTCGTGCTGCCGGGGGCGTCCCCCGACCTGCGTCCCGAGGGGCCTTTGATCGCCGCGCAGCTCATCGACGAGGGGGTCGCGGCGGTCGTCGACCTGCCCGCCTTCGGCTTCGCCTGGGTCCCCCGCGACACCGACCCGGAACGGCCCGCGGCCGAGCAGGGCAAGGTCTCGGCCAGCGGGAACGTGCTCAAGAACGAGACCATCGAGGTCGAGTTCGACCAGGAGTCGGGCGGCCTTCGCGGCGTCCTGGCGATCGGCGAATCGACGGCCAGGCTCGCCCAGCAGGTCGTCGTGACCGGGCTCGACGGGGCCGACGGAAAGCCGGCCGCCTCGCGGATGAAGCGCGAGTCGTTCGAGGTCGAATACGCCGGGCCGGCGGTCGTGCAGGCCGTCGCCACCTCGCAACTCGTCGACCCGACGAGCGGCAAGGCCCTGGCGCGCGTCATCCAGCGCTGTCGGCTCTGGGTCGGGCGGCCGGTCGTCGAGCTGGACGTGAGCGTCCGCGAACTCGACCCGATCTGGGCCGAACGGGCCGCCGAGACCGACCCGTGGTCGCGACACCTGGCCTGCCGATGGGCCTGGCCGGACGCCACCTCGATGGTCCGTCGCCTGGCGTTCCTCGCCCCCGAGACGACCGACTCCGAGCGCCCCGAGACGCCCGACGCGATCGACGTCTCCACCCGCCGCCAGCGCACCGCGATGGTCTTCGGCGGCCTCCCCTATCACCAGCGGGCCGGCGGCCGGATGCTCGACACCCTGCTCGTCGCCGGCTCCGAGACCGGGCGCGACTTCCAGCTGGCCGTGGTGCTCGACTCCGAGCATCCCCACCGGGCCGCCCAGGAGTTCGTCACCCCCGCGATCGTGATCGAGACCGACGCCGGCCCGCCGCCCCTGGGCGACCGCGGCTGGCTCTTGCGGACCGACAGCCAGGCCGTCGCCGTCACCCACGTCGGCTTCCTCCACGAGACGTATGACGAGCGCGGGTGGGGGATCGACGTCCACCTCGTCGAGACCGCCGGCTACCACGCCCGCTGCCGCCTCCGCTTCTTCCGCAACCCCACCTGGGCCCGCCAGTACGACCTCCAGGGCGACGCGCAGGGCGACCTCTCCGTCGACGGCGACGGCGTCTGGCTCGACCTCATGGCCGGCGAACTGTACCGCGTCGTCGTGGCGTTCGGATGA
- a CDS encoding YceH family protein, which produces MSENESTPVPAVSWVPLTARERRVLGVMAEKAKTTPEYYPMTLAAIVTGCNQKSNRDPVVNYDADDVEDTLHSLRKKGAAILVESGGRVSRWKHTLYEWLKVSKVELAVVAELLLRGPQTEGDLRARANRMEPLTDLPALQAQLEALSGRNLVVYLSPPGQRRGVVVTHGLYPPEELEKVRQAFAHAAVAEDDEASAPSRSSSARGESAPGWRDEAAGLRTEIEELRSRVDVLTAELRELRTALGA; this is translated from the coding sequence ATGAGCGAGAACGAATCGACGCCCGTCCCGGCGGTCTCCTGGGTGCCTCTCACCGCTCGCGAGCGGCGCGTGCTGGGGGTCATGGCCGAGAAGGCCAAGACGACGCCCGAGTACTACCCGATGACGCTCGCCGCCATCGTCACCGGCTGCAACCAGAAGAGCAATCGCGACCCCGTCGTCAACTACGACGCCGACGACGTCGAGGACACGCTCCACTCCCTCCGCAAGAAGGGGGCCGCGATCCTCGTGGAGTCCGGGGGCCGCGTCTCGCGCTGGAAGCACACCCTGTACGAATGGCTGAAGGTCAGCAAGGTGGAGCTGGCCGTCGTCGCCGAGTTGCTCCTGCGAGGGCCGCAGACCGAGGGGGACCTCCGGGCGCGAGCCAACCGGATGGAGCCGCTCACCGACCTGCCCGCCTTGCAGGCCCAGCTCGAAGCCCTGTCGGGCCGCAACCTCGTCGTCTACCTCTCGCCCCCCGGCCAGCGTCGGGGGGTCGTGGTGACGCACGGACTCTACCCGCCGGAGGAGTTGGAGAAGGTCCGGCAGGCGTTCGCGCACGCGGCCGTCGCCGAGGACGACGAGGCCTCCGCCCCCTCCCGGTCGTCCTCCGCTCGCGGGGAGTCGGCCCCCGGCTGGCGTGACGAGGCCGCCGGCCTGCGCACGGAGATCGAGGAGCTTCGCAGCCGGGTCGACGTCCTGACCGCCGAGCTTCGCGAACTCCGGACCGCCCTCGGAGCCTGA
- a CDS encoding sugar phosphate isomerase/epimerase family protein gives MIRNPLGLRLDPTQPIRGQIQQAARLGAKGVVLEASGDLAPHRLGETGRRDLKHQLRSVEVALTAMVLPTRRPFDSIDQLDERLRRADAVFALAFDLGTRLVLAQAGPVPAADDAARRETFTNVVASLGGRGDHRGVRLTLESGSEPADHLRAFLDVLAHPSIAVSIDPPNLLRAGIDPVAATRELHAWVAHAYAGDPTGGTLTARNPRGIGYPAGALDWEEYVGALEEIAYHGTLTVWPEPPADPSRLFKAVVERVAEIS, from the coding sequence ATGATACGAAACCCACTTGGACTCAGGCTCGACCCAACTCAACCCATCCGCGGCCAGATCCAGCAGGCCGCCCGCCTCGGAGCCAAAGGCGTGGTCCTGGAAGCGTCCGGCGACCTCGCGCCTCATCGGCTGGGGGAGACGGGCCGGCGCGACCTCAAGCACCAACTCCGCTCGGTGGAGGTCGCCCTCACCGCGATGGTCCTCCCCACCCGCCGGCCGTTCGACTCGATCGACCAGCTCGACGAACGGCTCCGCCGCGCCGACGCCGTCTTCGCCCTGGCCTTCGACCTGGGGACGCGGCTCGTGCTGGCGCAGGCCGGGCCCGTCCCGGCCGCCGACGACGCGGCGCGTCGCGAGACCTTCACGAACGTCGTGGCGTCGCTCGGCGGCCGCGGCGACCATCGCGGGGTCCGCCTGACGCTGGAGTCCGGCTCCGAACCCGCCGACCACCTCCGCGCGTTCCTGGACGTCCTGGCGCATCCGTCGATCGCCGTCAGCATCGATCCCCCCAACCTCCTCCGCGCGGGGATTGACCCGGTGGCCGCCACGCGAGAGCTGCACGCCTGGGTCGCCCACGCCTACGCCGGCGACCCGACCGGCGGCACGCTCACCGCCCGCAACCCGCGAGGGATCGGCTACCCCGCCGGCGCCCTCGACTGGGAGGAGTACGTCGGCGCCCTGGAGGAGATCGCCTACCACGGCACGCTGACCGTCTGGCCCGAGCCCCCGGCCGACCCGTCGCGACTGTTCAAGGCGGTCGTCGAACGGGTCGCGGAGATCTCCTGA
- the pabB gene encoding aminodeoxychorismate synthase component I, whose protein sequence is MRIPLDLPADRLVAAVGGWPEPAILASGPGFGPAGRWSILAAYPRRVFEAVGGRWSIRTDSGAVEAGDDPLARLDALAREFRLADPADDPGPDPDACPFRGGLIGYFGYDLAPSLERLPRKAARDSRLPDVRMALHDTAVAIDRQAGTAAIHAWDLLGEGREAVERRARFWRRALRDAVASPRPPGATALGPLTGGFTREEYVAAVGRVLDYIRAGDVFQINLSQRFAARGRVDPLGLFLRLQDESPAPFAAFLRWRDLAVVSASPEWFYQTRGGRIVTRPIKGTRPRGATPEADAALAAELTASEKDRAELIMIVDLERNDLGRVCRYGSVEVVDPLTLESYAQVHHLVATVEGTLREGVGPIDVVRALFPGGSITGAPKIRAMEIIDELEPTRRSLYTGAIGYLSRGGTSGFNIAIRTAIVEGDRVSYQVGGGIVADSDPEAEYEETLHKGRGLRRVLTGEDAR, encoded by the coding sequence GTGCGGATTCCACTCGACTTGCCGGCCGACCGGCTGGTCGCCGCCGTGGGCGGATGGCCCGAGCCGGCCATCCTGGCAAGCGGACCCGGCTTCGGCCCCGCCGGGCGCTGGAGCATCCTGGCCGCCTATCCCAGGAGGGTCTTCGAGGCCGTCGGCGGCCGGTGGTCGATCCGCACCGACTCCGGCGCGGTGGAGGCCGGCGACGACCCGCTCGCCCGGCTCGACGCCCTGGCCCGTGAGTTCCGCCTGGCCGACCCCGCCGACGACCCCGGCCCTGATCCCGACGCCTGCCCGTTCCGTGGCGGCCTGATCGGTTACTTCGGCTATGACCTGGCCCCGTCGCTGGAGCGCCTGCCGCGCAAGGCGGCCCGCGATTCGAGGCTCCCTGACGTCCGCATGGCCCTGCACGACACCGCCGTGGCGATCGACCGCCAGGCCGGGACGGCCGCGATCCACGCCTGGGACTTGCTGGGAGAGGGTCGCGAGGCCGTCGAACGCCGGGCCCGGTTCTGGCGGCGGGCGCTTCGAGACGCCGTCGCGTCGCCGAGGCCGCCGGGCGCGACGGCCCTCGGCCCGCTCACCGGCGGCTTCACGCGCGAGGAATACGTGGCGGCCGTCGGCCGCGTGCTGGACTACATCCGCGCCGGGGACGTCTTCCAGATCAACCTCTCGCAGCGGTTCGCGGCGAGGGGCCGCGTCGATCCGCTCGGGCTGTTCCTGCGGCTTCAGGACGAGAGCCCCGCGCCGTTCGCCGCGTTCCTGCGGTGGCGGGACCTGGCGGTCGTCTCGGCGAGCCCGGAATGGTTCTACCAGACCCGAGGCGGGCGGATCGTCACGCGGCCGATCAAGGGGACCCGCCCCCGGGGCGCGACGCCCGAGGCCGACGCGGCGCTCGCCGCCGAGCTGACCGCCTCCGAGAAAGACCGCGCCGAGCTGATCATGATCGTCGACCTGGAGCGCAATGACCTGGGCCGCGTCTGCCGGTACGGCTCGGTCGAGGTCGTCGACCCCCTGACGCTGGAAAGCTACGCCCAGGTGCACCACCTCGTCGCGACCGTCGAGGGGACGCTCCGCGAGGGCGTCGGCCCGATCGACGTCGTCCGCGCCCTGTTCCCCGGCGGCTCGATCACCGGCGCGCCCAAGATCCGCGCGATGGAGATCATCGACGAGCTGGAGCCGACGCGCCGGAGCCTCTACACCGGGGCGATCGGCTACCTGAGCCGGGGCGGGACCAGCGGCTTCAACATTGCGATCCGGACCGCGATCGTCGAGGGGGACCGCGTCAGCTATCAGGTCGGCGGGGGGATCGTCGCCGATTCCGATCCCGAGGCCGAGTACGAGGAGACGCTCCACAAGGGCCGGGGATTGCGCCGGGTTTTGACGGGGGAGGACGCCCGATGA
- a CDS encoding aminotransferase class IV, producing the protein MIWTRGEIVADDALKVSILDRTFEHGLGLFETLRTWNGRPALLPRHLDRLRRSAGELGLPVDADAEPTADDVRALLEADGREGDALLRITLTGGLSATAGSTLWMRSSPLPPPPSPEGARLGTIGPARQDPLAGYKSLNYWPYRLLHERARAEGCDEALLVDKTGAVCEGSRTNVFFVVRERLVTPPADGRIVPGIMRRLVVERARSLGIGVEQASLSLLDRRLHPEEVFLTNAVRGVIPVGRWGEARFPAPGPTTRRLSADVLKWLETGGS; encoded by the coding sequence ATGATCTGGACTCGCGGCGAGATCGTGGCCGACGACGCCCTGAAGGTGAGCATCCTGGACCGGACGTTCGAGCACGGCCTGGGCCTGTTCGAGACCCTTCGCACCTGGAACGGTCGGCCCGCGCTCCTCCCCCGGCATCTGGACCGCCTGCGACGTTCGGCCGGGGAACTCGGCCTCCCCGTGGATGCAGACGCGGAGCCGACCGCCGACGACGTGCGGGCGCTCCTGGAGGCCGACGGTCGCGAAGGGGACGCCCTGCTGCGGATCACGCTGACCGGCGGGCTCTCGGCGACGGCCGGATCGACGCTCTGGATGCGTTCCTCGCCGCTGCCGCCCCCTCCGTCGCCCGAGGGCGCCCGGCTGGGGACGATCGGCCCGGCCCGGCAGGACCCGTTGGCCGGTTACAAGTCCCTGAACTACTGGCCGTACCGCCTGCTCCACGAGCGCGCGCGGGCCGAGGGCTGCGACGAGGCCCTGCTCGTGGACAAGACCGGCGCGGTGTGCGAGGGGAGCCGGACCAACGTCTTCTTCGTCGTCCGGGAGAGGCTCGTCACGCCTCCCGCCGACGGCCGGATCGTGCCGGGTATCATGCGTCGCCTGGTCGTCGAGCGGGCCCGGTCGCTGGGGATCGGAGTCGAGCAGGCGTCGCTCTCGTTGCTCGACCGGCGGCTCCACCCCGAGGAGGTCTTCCTGACCAACGCGGTGCGGGGGGTGATCCCCGTCGGCCGCTGGGGCGAAGCCCGATTCCCCGCGCCGGGGCCGACGACCCGACGGCTGTCCGCGGACGTCTTGAAGTGGCTGGAAACGGGAGGATCATGA
- a CDS encoding Nif3-like dinuclear metal center hexameric protein has protein sequence MMRTVAEVAGWLEGFAPSRLAEKWDNVGLLWGDPDAPVERVMTCLTVTDESATEAVREGAGLIVSHHPILFRETKRIRADIPATAPLWKLARAGVAVASPHTAFDSAEQGINAGLCRRLGLVDAAPIRPIAGPSTFKVVVFALETDRDAVLAGAFEAGAGRIGDYTECSFAIPGAGTFFGGESTDPTVGARGRREAVAELRIEMVCPGDRLSAVLAAIRARHSYEEPAIDVYPIETPPGGLGAGRIGKLEGPRPFGEFARAASEALGGAMLQLVGDLAMPVERVAVSCGAGDDFLVDAARLGAQVLLTGEARFHRTLEARALGVGLIVAGHYATERPGVEDLAEQIALAFPDLLVWPSRDETDPLAILPDPRRS, from the coding sequence ATGATGAGGACCGTCGCCGAGGTGGCCGGCTGGCTGGAGGGCTTCGCCCCTTCGCGGCTGGCCGAGAAGTGGGACAACGTGGGGCTGCTCTGGGGCGATCCCGATGCGCCCGTGGAGCGGGTCATGACCTGCCTCACCGTGACCGACGAGTCGGCGACGGAGGCCGTGCGCGAGGGGGCCGGGCTGATCGTCAGCCATCACCCGATCCTGTTCCGCGAGACCAAGCGCATCCGCGCCGACATCCCGGCGACGGCCCCGCTCTGGAAGCTCGCCCGCGCCGGCGTGGCCGTCGCCAGCCCGCACACGGCGTTCGACTCGGCGGAGCAGGGGATCAACGCCGGGCTCTGCCGACGCCTGGGCCTGGTCGACGCCGCGCCGATCCGGCCGATCGCCGGGCCGTCAACGTTCAAGGTCGTCGTCTTCGCCCTCGAGACGGATCGAGACGCCGTGCTCGCCGGGGCGTTCGAGGCCGGCGCGGGGAGGATCGGCGACTATACCGAATGCTCGTTCGCGATCCCCGGCGCGGGGACGTTCTTCGGAGGCGAGTCGACCGATCCGACGGTCGGCGCCCGGGGCCGTCGGGAGGCCGTCGCGGAGCTTCGGATCGAGATGGTCTGCCCCGGCGATCGGCTCTCGGCGGTCCTGGCGGCGATCCGGGCGCGGCACTCTTACGAGGAGCCGGCCATCGACGTCTACCCGATCGAGACCCCGCCCGGGGGCCTCGGCGCGGGGAGGATCGGCAAGCTGGAGGGACCCCGACCCTTCGGCGAGTTCGCCCGCGCCGCTTCGGAAGCGCTCGGCGGCGCGATGCTCCAACTCGTCGGCGACCTGGCGATGCCGGTCGAGCGGGTGGCCGTCTCCTGCGGCGCGGGGGACGACTTCCTGGTCGACGCCGCGAGGCTCGGCGCCCAGGTCCTGCTGACGGGCGAGGCGCGATTCCACCGGACGTTGGAGGCCCGCGCGCTCGGCGTCGGCCTGATCGTGGCCGGCCATTACGCCACCGAACGGCCGGGCGTCGAAGACCTGGCCGAGCAGATCGCCCTGGCCTTCCCCGACCTGCTCGTCTGGCCTAGCCGCGACGAGACCGACCCCCTGGCCATCCTCCCCGACCCGCGCCGATCGTAG
- a CDS encoding zinc-dependent alcohol dehydrogenase family protein, translating into MKAAVFSSFGDPAERLQVRDVPTPEPGPGEVRVRMIASPINPSDTMVVEGRYGVLPPLPAIPGFEGVGVVDKAGPGLMGRFVVGKRVVVINHKGGNWAEYAVIPWKQARPIPDDISDEQAATFFVNPATALAMVRHVLAVPKGDWLLLSAAGSTLGKMIIRLGRHDGFKTLCVVRRSEAKRELIDLGADAVVSSSEGPVPEQVRRITGDDGPRFALDPIGGEAGTAIYQAMGRGGRLVVYGSLTDQPIEVDPRSLISSRKSIEGFWLGYWMGERSIPGALLLFREIASLIRKGVLTADVGTSYPLDRVQDAVREAAAVGRGGKVLLRMPQAGGPPGE; encoded by the coding sequence ATGAAAGCCGCCGTCTTCTCCTCGTTCGGAGACCCTGCCGAGAGGCTCCAGGTCCGAGACGTCCCCACCCCCGAGCCGGGCCCCGGAGAGGTCCGCGTCCGGATGATCGCGAGCCCGATCAACCCGTCGGACACCATGGTCGTGGAAGGCCGCTACGGCGTCCTCCCCCCCCTGCCCGCCATCCCCGGCTTCGAGGGGGTCGGCGTGGTCGACAAGGCCGGGCCGGGCCTGATGGGCCGATTCGTGGTGGGCAAGCGGGTCGTGGTCATCAATCACAAGGGGGGGAACTGGGCCGAGTACGCCGTGATCCCCTGGAAGCAGGCCCGGCCGATCCCCGACGACATCTCCGACGAGCAGGCCGCGACGTTCTTCGTCAACCCGGCCACCGCGCTGGCGATGGTCCGCCACGTTTTGGCCGTCCCCAAGGGGGACTGGCTGCTCCTCTCCGCGGCCGGCTCGACGCTGGGCAAGATGATCATCCGGCTCGGCCGGCACGACGGCTTCAAGACCCTCTGCGTGGTGCGACGATCCGAGGCCAAGCGCGAGCTGATCGACCTCGGGGCCGACGCCGTCGTCAGCTCATCGGAAGGCCCCGTCCCCGAGCAGGTCCGGCGGATCACCGGCGACGACGGCCCCCGATTCGCGCTCGACCCGATCGGCGGCGAGGCCGGGACGGCGATCTATCAGGCCATGGGCCGAGGGGGCCGGCTGGTCGTCTACGGGTCGCTGACGGACCAGCCGATCGAGGTCGACCCGAGATCCCTGATCTCGTCGCGGAAGTCGATCGAGGGCTTCTGGCTGGGGTACTGGATGGGCGAGCGCTCCATCCCCGGGGCCTTGCTCCTCTTTCGGGAGATCGCCTCCCTGATCCGCAAGGGCGTCCTGACGGCCGATGTCGGGACCTCCTACCCGCTCGACCGGGTCCAGGACGCCGTCCGCGAGGCCGCGGCCGTCGGCCGAGGGGGGAAGGTCCTCCTGAGGATGCCGCAAGCCGGTGGCCCCCCCGGCGAATGA
- a CDS encoding sulfurtransferase: MAEDRFLVTPEWLEAHFDDPELRVVDIRGYVVSRPLAPGVEDADYKGAPQEYAAGHIPGAVYVDWTRDIVDLDDPVKAQIARPAAFAEAMAIRGIGDETHVVAVDHMGAQNATRLWWALSYYGHDRVSVLQGGWNRWVEEGRPTTTEVPSPPRATFTPKERPALRLTVDQLAARLGEPGLQLVDARDAGQYTGARRRGPRGGHIPGAVNVPRERFIAEGGGFLSMDDLRALAEREGFDPGRPVVAYCNGGVAATVVLFNLARLGYTDLANYDGSWNEWSERSDLPIEP; encoded by the coding sequence ATGGCCGAAGACCGATTCCTCGTCACGCCCGAATGGCTCGAAGCCCACTTCGACGACCCCGAGCTGCGCGTCGTCGACATCCGGGGCTACGTCGTCTCCCGTCCCCTCGCGCCGGGGGTCGAGGACGCCGACTACAAGGGCGCCCCGCAGGAGTACGCTGCCGGCCACATCCCGGGCGCCGTCTACGTCGACTGGACTCGCGACATCGTCGACCTGGACGATCCGGTGAAGGCTCAGATCGCCCGTCCCGCCGCCTTCGCCGAGGCGATGGCCATCCGGGGGATCGGCGACGAGACGCACGTCGTCGCCGTCGACCACATGGGCGCCCAGAACGCCACCCGGCTCTGGTGGGCGCTCTCGTATTACGGCCACGACCGCGTGAGCGTCCTGCAAGGAGGCTGGAATCGCTGGGTCGAGGAGGGCCGGCCGACGACCACCGAGGTCCCGTCCCCCCCCCGCGCCACGTTCACCCCGAAGGAGCGCCCGGCGCTCCGGCTGACGGTCGATCAGCTCGCCGCCAGGTTGGGCGAGCCCGGCCTCCAGCTCGTCGACGCGCGCGACGCCGGCCAGTACACCGGGGCGCGGCGTCGAGGGCCTCGCGGCGGGCATATCCCGGGCGCCGTCAACGTCCCCCGCGAGCGGTTCATCGCCGAGGGGGGCGGGTTCCTGTCGATGGACGACCTCCGCGCGCTGGCCGAACGCGAGGGTTTCGATCCCGGTCGGCCGGTCGTGGCGTACTGCAACGGCGGCGTCGCGGCGACGGTGGTCCTGTTCAACCTCGCCCGGCTCGGCTACACGGACCTCGCCAATTACGACGGCTCGTGGAACGAGTGGAGCGAGCGGTCGGACCTGCCGATCGAGCCCTGA